GgttttacctggttaaataaaggttaaataaaaaaaaaaaaaaaaagattctttGCTGATATGGTATCACAGCCTTGCTTGAAAAAACGAATAAATCACTTCCTGTACTGATGAAGTTTCTTGAAACATATGGACACCTTTTGAAATACAGAATTAATATTCAGAAACACATCCCAGCTGGCCACAAACATCATTAGATGATTGTATTTGGTTGAATTAAGATTGCGACGTTGGGTGACCAAAATCTAATGTCAGGACAACGCCTTATGCCAATGTCAATTTGACATAGAATACTGACGACAGATattgttgatatttttttcGTTTTAAGTTGTGTTAAGTAACCAAATCTAACATCTTCCAAACATCTCATGCCAACGTCATGTTGACATAGAGTAATGACATTTAGTCCAACATCTTTATGACATCATATTGACGTCCAGTGACAGCTGGGATTACTAAAACTTTAACTACAGTCCATCAGAAGTGATTCAGGAAACGTTTAATTTCAATTGGGATCATTTTGGCTACTTTCTATAATATAAGAAATCTGCATATAAATGCTGATGAATATAAAAGCtaataaagacaaaagccaCTGCTTTCAGCCAATGTGTTGTTCCTCTTTTGCCCTCCACAGGGACTGTTTGACTGCCACTCacatgtgattggtcaatactactcagaTTACAAAAGCAAACCATAATGATTCCGATCTGTTTAAAAGATTAATTCCAATACCTACCTGTAGAGATTCCTCAAACGCAATTTGTGATCAGGATCAGGAAAATATCAACGTTTATTTGGAGAGGCGAAAATCCCAGAGTTCGGTATGAAACTCTCCAGTTACCAAAAGATAGAGGGAGTATGGGTCTTCCAAAACTGCAAGAATACTTTACGTTTAGAAAGactgatcattattattaacatcattTAGTTGGTGGTTATGGCCCAATAGTGCTAGCTACACAATGTGAAGAGCAAAAggaaccaaaaaaatccattctctCTGGCGGCTGCAGGCCTGCAAAGaaattgaccaatcacagccatccGGTCCGCATGGGAGTTACTCCTTGCTCAAatttgcactctctctctcttaccctCCGTCCAATCCCCTCGCTCCATTTTGACACTCCTCCCACCTCATCCCAACCCCCCTCTGCATTTGAAAGTACGAGCGGTTTGTAAGGCCCTCGGGATGGGTGCGCTGCAACTTGTTTACAATGGTTGCTAAGCTACTAAGAgcaatgctaacgttagcattcgGTGGTATGTAGACAGCTGAGACGGTGACAACACTCAGTTCCCGGGGAAGGTAGAATGGTCTGCAGGATATTAAAATTGACCCATTGTGGAAGTGAATGGTGTGATCCAAATTACAACCAGTTTCCTACGTAGCAACAAAAATTGGAATTATATCTGCTCTAAATCAAAAACTACTGACCAACAAGTATTCCACTAAAGAAAAATGGGAATTGATGAATGATGAAAACAACCCCACAACAATGTTCAGACTGATCTCACATGACAATTGAATATCaaataaagttatataaaaTTATATCCATCCCCTCTTATTATTGGCAGAGGGAATATCCCCCCTTTTTTTGGACGATAAAGACTTAACCATTACAAGGGGGTTAAAGGTAGCTGGAGTACCAAAACACTCCATTGTTTGTTTAACATAAAAATTCCAGATGATAAATGGCAAAATGTGGAAAATACATCAATCATCCAaaattcacatatatggagGGAATTCTTttggaaaaaacacatcaattttTCAATCAAACACAAGGTcaacagtaaacaaacaaacaaacataaatctaCCATGCTGGAGAGAGAGTGGAGTACTAGATACTAGGAAACTAGGACATGATGTTCCTCTGAGCTACATGGTACTCTTATCTGTGTGATTGTAATTTTACTGAAGAAAATGCGCGAATAAGGTAACGTTTTCTGGTCAAAATATTGTTGAAAGCCAGTATAAAAAGAACAATGGATAGAGATTGTTTTCGAATGCAGGGCAGTGGAAGAGTCAAAATTATGACTGAGGCTATTCTTTTTGGCTGGTTATTATTCTTGTTATGATCATGTAATgagtgatggtggtggtggtgatgatgatgatgacgatggtgttgttgatgttgatattgactgttgttgttgatgaccACTGTTGTTTAAGATCACTTAAACTATCTATTGGATAATGATAGATAATAGTAatgaaattatttgtttttcacttccaGTTACATCACCATCTTCCATGCGCTTCGATACCACAACATCATGACAATGAGGCGCGCAAAGGCCATCTTGGGTGTCATCTGGTTAATATGTGGGTTGTCAGCAGTGCTCATGGTGAAGTTCTTCGACTCCAACTTCATCAAGATCTGCTTTGTTGTCTTCTTTGTCGTCTCCGTGGCAATTATCTGTTTCCTTTATGTCTATATGTTCATGCTGGCACGCATTCACGCCAGGAAGATTGCTGCTCTGCCTGCCAGTGGCGTACCAAAGTGTCGCCGTCAGCGATGGTGGGGCAGAAGCAGGAGAGGGGCGCTGACTGTCACCATCCTGTTTGGggtgtttgtggtgtgttgGGCACCGTTTTTCCTCcacctcatcatcatcacgGTGTGCCCTGAGAACCCTTACTGTGAGTGTTACCGATCGCTGTTCCAGCTGCACGTGGTACTGCTGATGAGCCATGCTCTCGTCGACCCGGCAATCTACGCCTTCCGGAGCGCTGAGCTCAGACACACCTTCAGAAAGATGCAGCTTTGGAGGCGCT
This DNA window, taken from Epinephelus moara isolate mb chromosome 6, YSFRI_EMoa_1.0, whole genome shotgun sequence, encodes the following:
- the mc2r gene encoding adrenocorticotropic hormone receptor yields the protein MNTTTANQSDCPEVKVPFALFFTIGAVSLAENLLVVVAVLWNRNLHSPMYCFICSLAAFNTIASLTKTWENLMIVFASVGHLKKTGSSELNLDDVMDSLLCMSFVGSIFSFLAIAVDRYITIFHALRYHNIMTMRRAKAILGVIWLICGLSAVLMVKFFDSNFIKICFVVFFVVSVAIICFLYVYMFMLARIHARKIAALPASGVPKCRRQRWWGRSRRGALTVTILFGVFVVCWAPFFLHLIIITVCPENPYCECYRSLFQLHVVLLMSHALVDPAIYAFRSAELRHTFRKMQLWRRCS